A genome region from Streptomyces sp. NBC_01296 includes the following:
- a CDS encoding SMI1/KNR4 family protein codes for MNETEQLLEQVALHVRGFGPEGGTLVPGRLPAPVDPGALRRSEDMLGFALPPLLAGLYTRIADGGFGPEYGLLSLEAAVTQYTAMRTSDWGWPEGVLPITDYGCAMLGCVDCRSETARVLLFEPNPGDPDLAWYADSPALADWLRGWLDGTAWFCDDSEEAGLEMTPWEEFRARV; via the coding sequence ATGAACGAGACCGAGCAGTTGCTGGAGCAAGTCGCCCTACATGTCCGCGGCTTCGGGCCCGAGGGCGGCACCCTGGTGCCCGGGCGCCTGCCGGCTCCCGTGGACCCGGGGGCGCTGCGTCGGTCCGAGGACATGCTCGGCTTCGCCCTGCCCCCGCTCCTGGCCGGTCTCTACACCCGGATCGCGGACGGCGGGTTCGGCCCGGAGTACGGACTGCTCTCGCTGGAGGCCGCCGTCACGCAGTACACCGCGATGCGCACCTCGGACTGGGGCTGGCCCGAGGGCGTTCTGCCGATAACCGACTACGGCTGCGCCATGCTGGGGTGCGTGGACTGCCGCTCCGAGACCGCCCGAGTCCTGCTGTTCGAGCCGAATCCGGGCGATCCCGACCTCGCCTGGTACGCGGACTCGCCCGCCCTCGCCGACTGGCTGCGCGGCTGGCTCGACGGCACCGCCTGGTTCTGCGACGACTCGGAGGAGGCGGGTCTGGAGATGACCCCCTGGGAGGAGTTCAGAGCCCGGGTCTGA